One region of Armatimonadia bacterium genomic DNA includes:
- a CDS encoding anti-sigma factor: MDCRKCRDQFSAYLDGQLPPPELQRFQEHLEACEDCARDLADFQLAVTALGQLPEVTPPARLLGQISAALDEVDAETARRPRFAWHWSWQSAGALAVAACALFGFVAVLNRGPLNSGIITPPAVSRPAPQASAASGAPPASVSEKPVAPSAVPEARPTPAVVAGSSRVLPRTTTRPRPRLSRLASRRGRSLAAPATVAEHDERAPVPPPPPAPVTERETPSAFANLLAGRDEGLATRSIASGVPSLGASMAEAMVPAAPTPAVRSARGGELPRPFTLSTASMAPGAAKSIAPCIDLSDAADRDLLSVDLVPPRLREVGQPSVAALVITPSVDIPDAVVSVAPAGGLEVTNAAERGVIYKGELPASRRTTVAVRMLPQTAGTQQLRIELRSQVPGASTDLDVRLPGYKTPASPAQPQRKPTSAPADVNLVLRETELRAAIKAVSDQTGVRVDVAPEVGGHRVNYSFHDVPADAALRVLADEAGYRLTPEDGGFRVGKPQ, translated from the coding sequence ATGGACTGCCGCAAGTGCCGTGACCAATTCAGCGCCTATCTGGACGGCCAACTCCCGCCGCCGGAACTTCAGCGCTTCCAGGAGCACCTCGAAGCCTGTGAGGATTGTGCGCGCGATCTGGCTGACTTCCAGTTGGCGGTGACGGCCCTCGGGCAGTTGCCTGAGGTCACTCCCCCGGCGAGACTGCTGGGCCAGATCAGCGCCGCCCTTGATGAGGTAGACGCCGAGACTGCTCGCAGACCGCGCTTTGCGTGGCACTGGTCCTGGCAGTCGGCAGGTGCCCTTGCAGTGGCCGCGTGCGCTCTCTTTGGCTTCGTCGCGGTGCTGAACCGTGGGCCACTCAACTCCGGGATCATCACTCCGCCGGCCGTGTCACGACCAGCGCCGCAAGCTTCGGCAGCCTCAGGCGCGCCACCAGCCTCTGTCTCGGAGAAGCCGGTCGCTCCTTCAGCAGTGCCGGAGGCGCGTCCCACACCGGCAGTGGTCGCCGGGTCTAGCCGAGTGCTTCCACGGACGACGACGAGACCGCGACCCCGGCTGTCACGGCTTGCATCGAGACGGGGCCGCTCTCTAGCAGCGCCGGCTACGGTTGCCGAGCACGACGAGCGCGCTCCTGTGCCGCCACCTCCGCCTGCGCCCGTCACTGAGCGTGAAACGCCATCAGCTTTCGCCAACCTGCTGGCAGGCCGCGACGAGGGCCTGGCGACAAGGTCGATCGCGAGCGGTGTGCCCAGCCTGGGGGCATCGATGGCCGAAGCCATGGTTCCTGCGGCTCCGACTCCCGCCGTGCGGAGCGCCAGAGGCGGCGAGCTTCCTCGCCCCTTCACGCTCTCTACAGCGTCAATGGCGCCTGGTGCCGCCAAGTCAATTGCTCCTTGTATTGACCTCAGCGATGCTGCAGACCGCGACTTGCTGAGCGTCGACCTGGTGCCGCCCCGTCTCCGCGAGGTGGGCCAGCCCAGTGTTGCCGCACTGGTCATAACCCCAAGTGTCGACATCCCTGACGCAGTCGTCAGCGTGGCGCCTGCGGGCGGGCTTGAGGTTACCAACGCAGCAGAGCGCGGCGTCATCTACAAGGGCGAGCTTCCCGCGAGCCGCCGGACGACCGTGGCCGTGCGGATGCTGCCGCAGACAGCCGGCACGCAGCAACTGCGGATCGAGCTCCGCAGTCAGGTCCCCGGCGCCAGCACCGACCTGGACGTACGCCTTCCCGGCTACAAGACGCCGGCGTCGCCTGCTCAGCCCCAACGGAAGCCCACGTCGGCTCCCGCCGATGTGAACTTGGTCCTCCGCGAAACCGAGCTTCGGGCAGCCATCAAGGCCGTCAGCGACCAGACAGGGGTGCGAGTCGACGTTGCGCCCGAAGTCGGCGGGCACCGCGTCAACTACAGCTTCCATGATGTTCCGGCCGACGCAGCGCTCCGGGTCCTGGCCGACGAAGCCGGTTACCGACTTACGCCCGAGGACGGCGGCTTCCGTGTGGGCAAGCCCCAGTAG
- a CDS encoding biotin--[acetyl-CoA-carboxylase] ligase, whose product MNSETLHQALQVLSLISDLEYHASIGSTNDRALELARQGAPEGFVVVADTQTRGKGRRGKSWQDESGRSLLFTLLLRPSVDPQLRGLIGLALAVGAAEAVTELTGLAVRTKWPNDLVLLQPSGTPAKLAGILVEGDADFCVAGLGLNVGPVPPFAAAGLPAVGLAPHAATVPPREALLAAILRHFEPWYRLLTEDGARQVARAFRELDITLGCAVTLREGSREVTGLAVDLDATGALIVQIGAERHRFLAGEVSLSHTSSFSKDPNF is encoded by the coding sequence ATGAACTCTGAGACCCTTCACCAGGCACTCCAAGTCCTCTCCCTGATCTCCGACCTTGAGTACCACGCCAGCATCGGGTCCACCAACGACCGTGCCCTGGAGCTTGCCCGGCAGGGCGCTCCGGAAGGCTTCGTCGTCGTCGCCGACACGCAGACCCGTGGCAAAGGACGTCGGGGCAAGTCGTGGCAGGATGAGTCCGGCAGGTCGCTGCTATTCACCCTCCTCTTGCGACCCAGCGTCGACCCACAGTTGCGCGGCCTGATCGGGTTGGCTCTGGCAGTGGGCGCCGCGGAAGCCGTGACGGAGCTCACAGGCCTCGCGGTTCGCACGAAGTGGCCCAACGACCTGGTTCTGCTGCAGCCTTCTGGCACTCCTGCAAAGCTGGCCGGGATCCTTGTCGAGGGCGACGCCGACTTCTGCGTGGCAGGCCTCGGGCTGAACGTGGGGCCAGTTCCACCCTTTGCTGCCGCCGGGCTGCCTGCAGTCGGCCTCGCGCCGCATGCCGCCACGGTCCCTCCGCGGGAGGCTCTGTTAGCGGCAATTCTGCGTCACTTCGAGCCCTGGTACCGGCTTCTGACCGAGGACGGGGCGCGCCAGGTGGCCAGGGCCTTCCGTGAGCTTGACATCACCCTCGGTTGCGCGGTAACGTTGCGAGAGGGCAGTAGAGAAGTGACGGGGCTCGCGGTTGACCTCGACGCCACAGGCGCCTTGATCGTCCAGATCGGTGCGGAACGTCACCGCTTTCTGGCCGGCGAGGTCAGCCTCAGTCACACCTCATCCTTCAGCAAGGATCCCAACTTTTGA
- a CDS encoding polysaccharide deacetylase family protein, whose product MNLCARTTFGGCWLVVAVVLALAGQVADASEGLLTAAAALQAGDFAQARDLYAAEAQADRLCAVARVGVGAAELFLGHTSEAARAFADAQMLDPNLGCARLGAGTAFSLTGNWREAEAQYHAALSCALRPALALAAEAYATCALGLYDTALQNAQAALDREPDQGVARYAFAAASLARGDALPAAQLLNKDGYTAARRSRAPLDLPSCLLSPGVAYWKLHRAADEQRVPLVEPQPVPPSLAPTPTAAAPTPPVPTAAPASAVPAPVATPAPPADFRVASPHDGQTVSGVTTFEVATGPEVELEYVTVLVNDAFAGVTAVKPYRITLDTRQFPAGPAEIRVDGCGPAGRVLRTARLRVSIRNGNRTLAPVEVALRTATAQMLEEVLLPPISPVVFKQLAGHGLMGLGQAESAAAAFESAYACNGDVPGLRSDLLVAYRALGLEPRAVAPEIHTLRGRERQVALTFDDGPHPLITPWILDLLDKEHIKATFLLVGKQVTLYPELAREIRRRGHQIGCHSYAHYSLRNLSSLECEQDLVKCRLAIREACGETVSLFRPPGGYYDATVRAAAGALGMSTVFWTCNITSFPGRDGKNIAAELARQCQSGGIVLLHNGEDETLDTLPNLIPELRKRGVTFTTITPELAPPSALAASAEGSLR is encoded by the coding sequence TTGAACCTCTGTGCAAGGACGACCTTTGGAGGGTGCTGGCTTGTCGTCGCTGTCGTCCTGGCCCTTGCCGGCCAGGTCGCGGACGCGAGCGAAGGCCTGCTGACTGCCGCCGCAGCGCTGCAGGCCGGCGATTTCGCCCAGGCCCGAGACCTCTATGCGGCGGAAGCCCAGGCCGACCGGCTCTGTGCGGTCGCTCGTGTTGGCGTGGGTGCCGCCGAGCTGTTCCTTGGCCACACTAGCGAAGCAGCACGGGCCTTCGCCGACGCTCAGATGCTGGACCCTAACCTGGGCTGCGCACGCCTCGGTGCCGGAACCGCCTTCTCACTGACGGGCAACTGGCGGGAGGCCGAAGCCCAGTACCACGCAGCCCTTTCCTGTGCTCTGCGACCAGCGCTCGCACTGGCGGCCGAAGCGTACGCCACCTGTGCTCTCGGGCTCTATGACACGGCGCTCCAGAACGCGCAGGCCGCCCTCGATCGTGAACCCGACCAGGGCGTTGCCCGGTATGCCTTCGCTGCCGCTTCGCTGGCCCGGGGTGACGCGCTCCCCGCAGCGCAGCTCCTGAACAAAGACGGGTACACGGCGGCTCGCAGGAGCCGGGCGCCACTGGACTTGCCTTCCTGTCTCCTCAGTCCCGGTGTCGCCTACTGGAAGCTGCATCGCGCGGCAGATGAACAGCGCGTGCCGCTTGTCGAGCCGCAGCCTGTGCCGCCATCCCTGGCACCGACGCCGACCGCTGCAGCTCCGACACCGCCGGTACCAACTGCCGCTCCTGCGTCCGCAGTTCCGGCGCCGGTTGCTACGCCTGCCCCACCCGCTGACTTCCGCGTCGCCAGTCCCCATGACGGCCAGACCGTCTCGGGCGTTACGACTTTCGAAGTCGCGACCGGCCCTGAAGTCGAGCTGGAGTACGTGACCGTCCTGGTCAACGACGCCTTCGCCGGGGTCACCGCGGTCAAGCCCTACCGGATCACCCTCGACACGCGGCAGTTCCCCGCGGGACCGGCCGAGATCCGTGTGGACGGCTGTGGGCCTGCAGGCCGCGTCCTGCGGACGGCCAGACTCCGCGTCAGCATCCGCAACGGCAACCGGACCCTCGCACCCGTGGAGGTCGCACTGCGCACTGCGACCGCCCAGATGCTCGAGGAGGTCCTGCTGCCGCCGATCTCGCCGGTAGTGTTCAAGCAGCTTGCCGGTCACGGTCTGATGGGACTGGGGCAGGCCGAGAGCGCTGCGGCCGCCTTCGAGAGCGCCTATGCGTGCAACGGCGATGTGCCCGGTCTGCGGTCAGATCTGCTCGTTGCCTACCGGGCCCTCGGGCTCGAGCCGCGTGCCGTTGCCCCGGAGATACATACTCTCCGCGGGCGAGAGCGCCAGGTCGCCCTAACCTTCGACGACGGGCCGCACCCACTGATCACCCCTTGGATTCTCGACCTGCTCGACAAAGAGCACATCAAGGCCACCTTCCTTCTGGTCGGCAAGCAGGTGACGCTCTACCCTGAGCTGGCCCGAGAGATCCGCCGCCGTGGACACCAGATCGGCTGTCATTCCTACGCTCACTACAGTCTACGCAACCTGTCCTCCCTGGAGTGTGAGCAGGACCTCGTGAAGTGCCGGCTGGCGATCCGTGAGGCCTGCGGCGAGACCGTGTCCCTGTTCCGCCCTCCCGGCGGGTACTACGATGCAACAGTTCGCGCGGCGGCCGGCGCCCTGGGAATGAGCACGGTCTTCTGGACCTGCAACATCACCAGCTTCCCGGGCCGCGACGGCAAGAACATCGCGGCGGAGCTTGCCCGGCAATGCCAGTCTGGCGGGATCGTGCTGCTGCACAACGGCGAGGATGAGACGCTGGACACGCTGCCCAATCTCATCCCCGAGTTGCGCAAGCGTGGCGTCACCTTCACGACGATCACACCGGAGCTGGCCCCTCCTTCCGCTCTGGCCGCTTCTGCCGAAGGGAGTCTGCGCTGA
- a CDS encoding lyase family protein translates to MEFSIFDCVSPLDYRYYGDDPKMIELLGPHVTERAYILSELEVEAAAVQVFARRKLCSEAVAEEVAQAIHLVTPEEVHEEDARIHHDTRAMVNCLQRHVSDEAKPFIHLAMTSFDVKDTALALRLKRAAHDAVIPELIKLEKTLIDLARREKDTLQMGRTHGQHAVPITFGFAIAQYVSRLGGRIEALRAAADNLRGKISGAVGAYNASSLLFDDPLEFEQEVLGELGLEPSPSSTQIVEAEFATDYMHALVSAFGVLANLADDMRHLQRTEIAEVGEKFEANQVGSSTMPHKRNPWNFENVKSLWKVVVARMQTVYLDQISEHQRDLTNSASQRFLPEVIVMLVNSTRRLQRVMGKLVTDPERMAANFAMTHGMIAAEPAYILLAAHGHPDAHEALRKLTLQAQATGRPLGEILREEKDLAPYLEKFTPAQRALLDDPRLYVGRASQKTELLCQKWEQALGL, encoded by the coding sequence ATGGAATTCAGCATCTTTGACTGCGTGTCACCCCTGGACTACCGCTACTACGGCGACGACCCGAAGATGATCGAGCTGCTCGGGCCCCATGTAACCGAGCGTGCCTATATCCTCTCGGAGTTGGAGGTCGAGGCAGCGGCCGTGCAGGTATTCGCACGGCGAAAGCTCTGCTCCGAGGCAGTGGCTGAGGAGGTCGCCCAGGCCATTCACCTCGTCACTCCTGAGGAGGTGCACGAGGAGGACGCTCGCATCCACCACGATACTCGTGCGATGGTGAACTGCCTGCAGCGGCACGTGAGCGATGAGGCCAAGCCCTTCATCCACCTCGCCATGACCAGCTTCGACGTCAAGGACACCGCGCTGGCTCTGCGACTCAAACGGGCGGCGCATGACGCGGTCATCCCCGAGTTGATCAAGCTGGAGAAGACGCTCATCGACCTGGCACGGCGTGAGAAGGATACGCTGCAGATGGGCCGGACGCATGGCCAGCACGCGGTCCCCATCACCTTTGGCTTCGCGATTGCCCAGTATGTCAGCCGTCTCGGCGGGCGGATCGAGGCCCTTCGGGCTGCAGCCGACAACCTGCGCGGCAAGATCAGTGGCGCCGTCGGCGCGTACAACGCCAGCAGCCTGCTCTTCGACGATCCCCTTGAGTTCGAGCAGGAGGTCCTGGGTGAGCTGGGGCTCGAGCCCTCACCTTCCTCGACCCAGATTGTTGAGGCCGAGTTCGCCACGGACTACATGCACGCGCTGGTGTCCGCCTTCGGCGTTCTCGCGAACCTGGCGGACGACATGCGACACCTGCAGCGGACCGAAATCGCCGAGGTGGGGGAGAAGTTCGAGGCCAACCAGGTCGGCTCCTCAACCATGCCCCACAAGCGCAACCCCTGGAACTTCGAGAACGTGAAGAGCCTTTGGAAGGTCGTCGTGGCCCGCATGCAGACCGTGTACCTGGACCAGATCTCCGAGCACCAGCGCGACCTGACCAACTCGGCCTCGCAGCGCTTCCTGCCGGAGGTCATTGTCATGCTGGTGAACTCGACCCGGCGGCTACAGCGCGTCATGGGCAAGCTGGTGACCGATCCCGAGCGAATGGCCGCGAACTTCGCCATGACCCACGGGATGATCGCCGCCGAACCCGCCTACATCCTGCTTGCCGCGCACGGTCATCCAGACGCCCACGAGGCCCTGCGGAAGTTGACGCTGCAGGCTCAGGCTACCGGGCGACCTCTTGGCGAGATACTCCGCGAAGAGAAGGACCTGGCGCCGTACCTGGAGA